Proteins encoded within one genomic window of Bacillus sp. 1NLA3E:
- a CDS encoding glycosyltransferase family 4 protein, with the protein MVKILYVINQSSDGGSQTTTRNRINAFRSRGFEAEVFFTVRGDGAKMFREIDHYYIENTSHFQQMIEKGGYDCIIFVLSLDYLKYLPKNYKGKIIYEIRGWSNGVIKRLKKNNISKSVDAIVCIAKYLEPLVKPYLSEDVPIFIDGNTVDPMFHYLEASKRSWTKPPKPIEGHPVIAFVGRVEFTKNWREFVKIYRKLEKKYPVEAWFLSNPKYSNSIKDLHKECSKHQLKYKVIHVFNENMPEIYSIIADSGGCVLSTSLREGLGNSILEPMACQCPVVSSDRPGKNEIIINEHNGMLYKLGDIDMGVDCTEKILKDIPLRNKIIQNALVTIQNDYNPNDYVDRYVNILSKI; encoded by the coding sequence ATGGTAAAAATTCTATATGTTATTAATCAATCAAGTGATGGCGGCTCACAGACTACGACACGGAATCGCATCAATGCATTCAGAAGCAGAGGATTTGAGGCAGAAGTATTTTTTACGGTCCGTGGTGACGGCGCAAAAATGTTTAGAGAAATTGATCATTATTATATTGAAAATACTAGCCATTTTCAACAAATGATTGAAAAAGGAGGTTATGATTGTATTATTTTCGTTTTATCTCTTGACTATCTTAAATACCTGCCAAAAAACTATAAAGGAAAGATAATTTATGAAATTCGCGGTTGGAGCAATGGTGTAATAAAACGTCTTAAGAAAAACAATATAAGCAAATCTGTTGATGCAATTGTGTGCATTGCCAAATATTTGGAACCATTAGTGAAACCATACTTGAGTGAGGATGTTCCGATATTTATAGATGGAAATACGGTTGATCCAATGTTTCATTATCTAGAGGCTTCTAAAAGAAGCTGGACAAAACCACCAAAGCCTATTGAGGGACATCCCGTTATTGCTTTTGTTGGAAGAGTAGAATTCACAAAGAACTGGAGAGAATTCGTCAAGATTTATAGGAAATTAGAGAAAAAATATCCGGTCGAAGCTTGGTTTTTAAGTAATCCAAAATATTCAAACAGTATAAAAGATTTGCATAAGGAATGTTCAAAGCATCAATTAAAATATAAAGTGATCCATGTTTTTAATGAAAATATGCCTGAAATTTACTCAATAATAGCTGACTCAGGCGGCTGTGTCCTTTCAACATCTTTGCGAGAAGGGTTAGGAAATTCGATATTAGAACCGATGGCATGCCAATGTCCAGTTGTAAGCTCAGACAGACCAGGGAAAAATGAAATTATTATAAATGAGCATAATGGCATGCTATATAAACTAGGTGATATTGATATGGGTGTAGACTGTACAGAAAAAATTTTAAAAGATATTCCGCTTCGAAATAAAATTATTCAAAACGCACTAGTCACTATTCAAAATGATTATAATCCAAATGATTATGTTGACCGTTATGTAAATATACTTTCAAAAATATAA
- a CDS encoding LutB/LldF family L-lactate oxidation iron-sulfur protein, translating into MGIKINNQSFEKNLEKNLNDDFMRAAMVKAQDLINNNRKNVLSQLGDGNFREWQKLSGEVRAHVLENLDFYLNQFSENVIKNGGNVFFAKDAKEASQYVTNLAIERGVKKVVKAKSMVTEEIGLNHELIDAGVDVKETDLAEYILQLDDWNPPSHMVVPSLHLNKTQIRDVFAKNGYTGKDMPEDLAAFARAQLRNEYVTADMGIYGCNFAIAESGAITLISNEGNIDLCTSAPELQVAVMGMERIVATYEDADICISLLARSAVGAKSTSYTTFVNGITEEGAADGAKEFHVVIVDNGRSEVLKSQFKEVLQCMRCAACLNACPVYRQVGGHSYNAIYSGPLGVVLTPLLAGYDDFKELPYMCSLCGECTEVCPSNIPLHSLIHEHKRVLAEEKKASAFWGASMSGAGMVLSRPWMYKLGTSVAPFMTKPLMVDGKIKKGVSILKGWTDKRDLPALEKTRFRDWYESRSKGGNK; encoded by the coding sequence ATGGGAATTAAGATTAATAACCAAAGTTTTGAGAAAAATCTTGAAAAGAATCTAAACGATGATTTCATGCGTGCTGCAATGGTGAAAGCTCAAGATTTAATTAATAATAATAGAAAGAACGTGCTGTCACAATTGGGAGATGGTAATTTCCGTGAGTGGCAAAAACTATCAGGAGAAGTTCGTGCCCACGTTCTTGAAAACTTAGATTTCTACCTAAATCAATTTTCTGAAAACGTTATCAAAAATGGAGGTAACGTATTTTTTGCAAAGGATGCTAAGGAAGCCTCTCAGTATGTTACTAATCTAGCAATAGAAAGAGGCGTTAAAAAAGTTGTAAAAGCTAAATCGATGGTTACAGAGGAAATTGGACTTAACCACGAATTGATTGATGCTGGGGTAGATGTAAAAGAAACTGACTTAGCTGAATACATTTTGCAATTAGATGACTGGAATCCACCTTCACATATGGTAGTGCCATCTTTACATTTAAACAAAACCCAAATTCGTGATGTTTTTGCCAAGAATGGATATACTGGCAAAGATATGCCAGAAGACTTAGCTGCATTCGCTCGTGCTCAACTGCGTAATGAGTATGTAACGGCTGATATGGGAATTTACGGATGTAACTTTGCTATTGCTGAATCTGGAGCGATTACATTAATCAGTAATGAAGGAAATATCGATCTTTGTACATCAGCACCTGAGTTACAGGTAGCTGTAATGGGTATGGAACGTATCGTCGCTACCTATGAAGATGCAGATATCTGTATTAGCTTATTAGCTAGAAGTGCAGTAGGGGCAAAAAGTACAAGCTATACGACATTTGTAAACGGGATTACTGAAGAAGGTGCTGCGGATGGTGCTAAAGAATTTCATGTGGTGATCGTTGATAATGGACGTTCTGAAGTATTAAAGTCTCAATTCAAAGAAGTATTACAATGTATGCGCTGTGCTGCATGTTTAAATGCCTGTCCAGTATATCGACAAGTTGGTGGACACTCTTATAATGCTATCTATTCTGGACCACTTGGTGTTGTATTAACGCCACTACTTGCCGGCTATGATGACTTCAAAGAACTACCATATATGTGTTCACTTTGTGGTGAGTGTACAGAAGTTTGTCCATCTAATATCCCGTTGCATTCATTAATTCATGAGCACAAGCGTGTACTAGCTGAAGAAAAGAAGGCTTCTGCATTCTGGGGTGCGAGTATGTCTGGAGCAGGTATGGTTCTAAGCCGTCCTTGGATGTACAAGCTAGGAACAAGTGTTGCGCCATTCATGACAAAACCATTGATGGTAGATGGAAAAATTAAAAAAGGTGTAAGTATTCTTAAAGGTTGGACAGACAAACGTGACCTGCCAGCATTGGAAAAAACACGTTTCAGAGATTGGTATGAATCTAGAAGTAAAGGAGGAAATAAATAA
- a CDS encoding glycosyltransferase: MNETKTPVRKILLVPDNPGWAFDNRAKKIISLPTNNLQFEIKYYKQVTKKDINEYDLIYPMSVGKAKGLHQKGIPANKMAAGLTSVRQFKRHMTSKGTFKNDFITFLKGLRGVNSLSDELFQHFTPYRKIIHTKVGVDENQFTPSKLPISNSSFTVGWVGRIDGPGHREFEGYDIVTSAIHGLDIKLDIRTFTENYVPLEKMTEFYQGLDCFICSSKSEGHPNPVFEAAACGVPIISTKVGSVPELIKSHDNGIIVKRDPQSIREAIQYLMNHPDKQKSMGQSIRKTILKEWTWKTCWKEWEDFFTSI; this comes from the coding sequence ATGAATGAAACAAAGACACCTGTTAGAAAGATTTTATTGGTACCCGACAATCCTGGATGGGCATTTGATAATCGAGCTAAGAAAATTATTAGCTTACCGACAAATAACCTACAATTTGAAATAAAATATTATAAACAAGTAACGAAAAAGGACATTAATGAATATGATCTAATTTATCCGATGTCAGTTGGGAAAGCCAAAGGTCTCCATCAAAAAGGGATTCCTGCCAATAAGATGGCTGCGGGCCTTACATCTGTTCGGCAATTTAAGCGGCATATGACGAGCAAAGGTACCTTTAAAAATGATTTTATTACCTTTTTAAAAGGGTTAAGGGGGGTTAATTCTCTTTCAGATGAATTATTCCAACATTTTACACCTTACCGCAAAATTATTCATACTAAAGTAGGTGTTGATGAAAACCAATTTACACCATCTAAACTCCCAATTTCTAATTCTTCGTTTACTGTGGGATGGGTGGGGCGAATTGACGGACCCGGACATCGCGAATTTGAAGGCTATGATATTGTTACTTCCGCAATACATGGATTAGACATAAAGCTTGATATAAGAACATTTACTGAAAATTATGTCCCGTTAGAAAAAATGACGGAATTTTATCAGGGATTGGACTGTTTTATTTGTTCGAGTAAATCGGAGGGCCATCCTAACCCGGTTTTTGAGGCTGCTGCGTGCGGAGTTCCGATTATTTCAACGAAAGTCGGGTCTGTTCCCGAGCTTATTAAATCACATGATAACGGAATTATCGTTAAAAGAGACCCTCAATCAATCCGAGAAGCAATTCAATATTTAATGAATCATCCTGATAAACAGAAATCGATGGGACAATCTATTCGGAAAACAATTCTAAAGGAATGGACATGGAAAACGTGCTGGAAGGAATGGGAAGATTTTTTTACATCCATTTAG
- a CDS encoding LLM class flavin-dependent oxidoreductase, translating into MKAGSQNGMEIGIYSLADLYPDPQTGKTSSAKQRIEEIIKAAKMADEAGLDVFGVGEHHRLDYAVSAPAIVLSAISQVTKQIKLTSATTVLNTIDPIRLFEDFATLDLLSNGRAEIIAGRGAFLDSFPLFGYDTKNYDELFEEHIELLLNLNAKEMVTWNGRYRSSLKDAEIAPRPVQPKIPIWVGVGGSLESAERAGRLGTGLAIVLLGGDPSLYKPLVDQYRVTAAQTGHALENLKVGVTGHAYISKTNQQAIEEYYPYHSNYWFHLNRGHVKNTTFSRADFELLSRKETALFVGSSQQIIEKIMCQYELFGHQRFMAQMDIGGMPFKKVAENIERLATEVAPVIRKETRK; encoded by the coding sequence TTGAAGGCTGGGAGTCAAAATGGAATGGAAATTGGAATATATTCCTTAGCGGATTTATACCCGGATCCACAAACAGGTAAAACCAGCAGTGCAAAGCAGAGAATTGAAGAAATAATAAAAGCAGCAAAAATGGCAGATGAAGCTGGACTGGATGTATTTGGTGTGGGAGAACATCACCGTTTAGATTACGCAGTGTCCGCACCGGCAATCGTCTTGTCGGCCATTTCACAAGTCACAAAACAAATTAAATTGACAAGTGCGACGACAGTATTAAACACGATAGACCCTATTCGTTTATTCGAGGATTTTGCAACACTTGATCTTTTATCAAATGGCCGTGCTGAAATCATTGCTGGGCGTGGGGCTTTTTTAGACTCATTCCCACTTTTCGGTTATGATACAAAAAATTATGATGAATTGTTTGAAGAACACATTGAGCTTTTACTAAATCTAAATGCAAAGGAAATGGTTACCTGGAATGGTCGCTATCGTTCTTCATTAAAGGATGCGGAAATTGCACCGCGACCTGTTCAACCAAAAATTCCAATATGGGTAGGTGTTGGTGGGTCTTTGGAAAGTGCAGAACGAGCAGGGAGATTAGGCACTGGCTTAGCAATAGTGTTACTTGGCGGTGATCCAAGCTTATATAAGCCGCTTGTTGATCAATACCGAGTAACAGCTGCTCAAACTGGTCATGCTCTAGAAAATTTGAAGGTGGGAGTTACGGGGCACGCTTATATTTCAAAAACGAATCAGCAGGCAATAGAAGAATATTACCCGTATCATTCAAATTATTGGTTCCACCTTAATCGTGGGCATGTGAAAAATACTACTTTTTCAAGAGCTGATTTTGAACTGCTATCTAGAAAAGAAACAGCCCTTTTTGTTGGAAGCTCTCAGCAAATCATCGAAAAAATTATGTGCCAATACGAGTTGTTTGGTCACCAGCGGTTTATGGCGCAAATGGACATAGGTGGTATGCCCTTTAAAAAAGTTGCCGAAAACATTGAGCGATTGGCAACAGAAGTAGCGCCCGTTATACGAAAAGAAACAAGGAAATAG
- a CDS encoding glycosyltransferase family protein: protein MNKLKVLLIMGDFSQWGNPKQYFLGVELSKITDLEIWHEPGNIHDILNKIRFVPDFILILNYKSSSQISPPITGLSSLKIPYGIFIRDLHNLNNLPKYVIDDNVKHIFTCFKDNFRKKFPQLKNMTKWLPNHVNTEIFKDYNHPKDIDMLMMGNTSKKWYPLRNTILKTLSNHPNFIYHSPPKQRIVNDNKKFFVRERYAREINRAKVFFTCDSITQYVVAKYFEVPACKTLLLAPDSPDLYDLGFRSGENFVAINEHDFVAKAKYYLLNDEERERIAENGYKLVHDRHSSAVRAKELLKMIEEILSV, encoded by the coding sequence ATGAATAAGCTTAAAGTATTACTAATAATGGGGGATTTTAGCCAATGGGGCAACCCTAAACAATATTTCCTTGGGGTAGAATTGTCTAAAATAACTGATTTAGAAATTTGGCATGAACCTGGAAATATACATGATATTCTTAATAAAATAAGATTCGTTCCAGATTTTATTCTAATACTGAATTATAAGTCAAGTTCACAAATATCTCCTCCTATTACTGGATTAAGTTCATTAAAAATACCTTATGGTATATTTATTAGGGACCTTCATAACCTTAACAACCTACCAAAGTATGTAATTGATGACAATGTTAAACATATCTTTACATGTTTTAAAGATAATTTCCGCAAAAAGTTTCCACAATTAAAAAATATGACGAAATGGTTACCCAACCATGTTAATACTGAGATATTTAAAGATTATAATCATCCTAAAGATATTGATATGCTTATGATGGGGAATACATCGAAAAAATGGTATCCATTAAGAAATACAATACTAAAAACCTTATCAAATCATCCGAATTTCATCTATCATTCACCCCCAAAACAAAGAATAGTAAATGACAATAAAAAGTTTTTTGTAAGGGAGAGATATGCAAGGGAAATAAACAGAGCTAAAGTTTTTTTTACATGTGATTCGATAACTCAATATGTAGTAGCAAAGTATTTTGAAGTTCCTGCCTGTAAGACTCTCTTACTTGCACCAGACTCCCCTGACCTTTATGATTTAGGTTTCCGTTCTGGTGAAAATTTTGTAGCAATTAACGAACATGATTTTGTTGCGAAAGCTAAATACTATTTGCTTAATGATGAAGAGCGAGAAAGAATAGCTGAGAATGGTTACAAGTTAGTGCATGACAGGCATTCTTCTGCAGTACGCGCTAAGGAGCTTTTAAAAATGATTGAAGAAATATTATCAGTCTAG
- a CDS encoding DUF7164 domain-containing protein, with amino-acid sequence MKRAVVVFLENRKRLLLQFSWLYTSLKYIQSNDTELVVFGTRDALLNIPDDCIKIEVKKASEPPEVAKYPRINSIHYYLDPQIDILNQYDYILRTDADTFLTPAWNHYFPEQYTTGKGGYVSTSEVKENIKRVTEIHGLKHKGLHNIGATHYGPPHEVIRVSQQAVKIAKYLLTHDFKDQKGKWPGWYGGVINMYSNEIAVNHYIPNFKIDKKNLDFLSTSSDSVHDHAHIHCWHTKNIFSKFRFERGEYDHIRIEDLDVDKVKDYCLYLAFNARESQI; translated from the coding sequence TTGAAAAGAGCAGTCGTTGTTTTTTTAGAAAATAGAAAGAGATTGTTGCTGCAGTTTAGCTGGCTTTATACTTCACTTAAATATATTCAGTCTAATGATACCGAATTGGTTGTATTTGGGACCAGGGATGCTCTTCTAAATATTCCAGATGATTGTATTAAAATTGAAGTTAAAAAAGCCAGTGAACCTCCAGAAGTTGCAAAATACCCGCGAATTAATTCGATTCACTACTATCTTGACCCGCAAATAGATATTTTAAATCAATATGACTACATTTTAAGAACCGATGCCGACACATTTCTAACACCTGCCTGGAATCATTATTTTCCTGAACAATACACAACCGGAAAAGGCGGCTATGTTTCTACAAGTGAAGTAAAAGAGAACATAAAACGAGTTACTGAAATTCATGGCTTAAAACACAAAGGACTCCATAATATTGGAGCAACTCATTACGGTCCGCCGCATGAGGTTATCAGGGTATCCCAACAGGCGGTTAAGATAGCAAAGTATTTACTAACCCATGACTTTAAAGATCAAAAGGGTAAATGGCCGGGGTGGTATGGCGGTGTTATCAATATGTATAGTAATGAAATTGCAGTGAATCACTATATTCCAAATTTTAAAATAGATAAAAAGAATTTGGATTTTCTCAGCACTTCATCTGATTCGGTACATGATCATGCGCACATCCATTGTTGGCATACGAAAAACATTTTTTCAAAATTCCGATTTGAACGCGGTGAATACGATCATATCAGGATTGAAGATTTAGATGTTGATAAAGTGAAAGATTATTGCCTCTATCTTGCTTTTAATGCAAGGGAAAGCCAAATCTAA
- a CDS encoding DUF7164 domain-containing protein: MVVFGTKDALLNIPDDCIKIEVKKASEPPEVAKYQRINSIHYYIDPQIDILNQYDYILRTDADTFLTPAWNQYYPELYTTGKGGYVSTSEVKENIKRVAEIRGLIHKGRHNIGAAHYGPPHEVIRVSQQAVKIAKYLLTHDFKDQKGKWPGWYGGVINMYSNEIAMNHYIPNFKIDKMNLVFLNTSSDSVHNHAHIHCWHTKDIFSKFRFERGEYDRIRNEEFRY, translated from the coding sequence TTGGTCGTATTTGGGACAAAGGATGCTCTTCTAAATATTCCAGATGATTGTATTAAAATTGAAGTTAAAAAAGCCAGTGAACCTCCAGAAGTTGCAAAATACCAGCGAATTAATTCGATTCACTACTATATTGACCCGCAAATAGATATTTTAAATCAATATGACTATATTTTAAGAACCGATGCCGACACATTCCTGACACCAGCCTGGAATCAGTATTATCCTGAACTTTACACAACCGGAAAAGGCGGCTATGTTTCTACAAGTGAAGTAAAAGAGAACATAAAACGAGTTGCTGAAATTCGTGGCTTAATACACAAAGGACGCCATAATATTGGAGCAGCTCATTACGGTCCGCCTCATGAGGTTATCAGGGTATCGCAACAGGCCGTTAAGATAGCAAAGTATTTACTAACCCATGACTTTAAAGATCAAAAGGGGAAATGGCCAGGGTGGTATGGCGGCGTTATCAATATGTACAGTAATGAAATTGCGATGAATCACTACATTCCAAATTTCAAAATAGATAAAATGAATTTGGTTTTTCTCAACACTTCATCTGATTCGGTGCATAATCATGCTCACATCCATTGTTGGCATACGAAAGACATTTTTTCTAAATTTCGATTTGAACGCGGTGAATACGATCGTATCAGGAATGAAGAATTTAGATATTGA
- a CDS encoding LutC/YkgG family protein, with protein MIKGQILNRESFISNLSNILGREMPKDVVHPEFSSKPQLEIYKGFTQAQLAEEFHKNAQVNKAGSGGKIDSFIIEKKDLAKTVAEKLVEHGTGPIIAWNDERFAEWGLNDVLKDAYVWTDEKGRENIDKALNASYGVCISDLSLAETASYTVIDKLGKGRSSNFLPLNYVCIVPQSTIVPRLTQGMQKLHEMSKQGINPAAINFICGSSSSSDIELNKVWGVHGPIRLTYIIVSDL; from the coding sequence ATGATAAAAGGACAAATTTTAAATAGAGAGTCATTTATTTCTAACCTTTCAAACATACTTGGTCGAGAAATGCCGAAAGATGTTGTACATCCTGAATTTTCAAGCAAACCTCAACTTGAAATTTATAAAGGCTTTACTCAAGCACAATTAGCTGAAGAATTCCATAAGAATGCTCAAGTTAACAAAGCTGGGTCGGGTGGTAAGATTGATTCTTTTATTATCGAGAAAAAAGATCTTGCAAAAACTGTGGCTGAGAAACTAGTTGAACATGGAACGGGCCCAATTATCGCTTGGAACGATGAACGTTTTGCAGAATGGGGTCTAAATGATGTGTTGAAAGATGCGTATGTTTGGACTGATGAAAAAGGCCGTGAAAATATAGATAAGGCATTGAATGCGTCTTATGGCGTGTGTATTAGTGATCTTTCACTTGCTGAAACTGCTTCTTACACTGTCATTGATAAGTTGGGAAAAGGAAGATCGTCAAACTTCCTGCCTTTAAATTATGTTTGTATTGTACCGCAAAGTACAATTGTTCCTCGTTTAACACAAGGAATGCAAAAACTTCATGAAATGTCAAAACAAGGAATAAATCCTGCAGCCATTAACTTTATTTGTGGTTCAAGTAGTTCCTCTGACATTGAGTTAAACAAGGTATGGGGTGTACATGGACCTATTCGTTTAACTTATATCATTGTATCTGATTTATAA
- a CDS encoding Rieske 2Fe-2S domain-containing protein produces the protein MEITYLGHAGFCVETEKTIIIMDPWLSPTGAFEGSWFQFPQNHHLAAYVQEKLNNTNKDRYIYVSHEHKDHFDLKFLNSIENRDFTLIIAKFRRAELRRIFKDYNCKKVISCANEEEVLIKDGSIKVYLIDTEVNRDSSILVKTNTSSFLNLNDCKIMDRLPEIIKNEGKVDVFTTQFSGAIWHPTCYEYSKEQYGKISKKKVRSKFEAVARSIETVKPRLWLPSAGPPCFLDPTLFQLNFEPINIFPRAPEVIGFLKKRLKTMTLETPNIMPGDILDVKSGNFIHLSKERVDEANVESYIKEYAAKFESFFEARKKTYSTIDPQVIWSKLQKELEEKLKHLHLHKRITVPLYFCLNDQPDKVLRVNFPEKKLEFVKDIQDKQYYSIRINSWDIARIFDSKLTWEDFMLSFRMKLNREPDIFQALMHGFLINEAEDINPFCEKVLANEFNKERIVVEANGTRYAINRYCPHDGGDLSQGWIAGKQIICPRHRWVFDLNNSGKCTTNDCSIHAFPLEDD, from the coding sequence TTGGAAATAACGTATTTAGGACATGCAGGCTTCTGTGTTGAGACGGAGAAAACAATCATTATAATGGATCCATGGCTTTCACCGACGGGTGCTTTTGAAGGGTCCTGGTTCCAATTTCCGCAAAATCATCACCTTGCGGCCTATGTTCAGGAAAAGTTAAATAATACAAATAAAGATCGCTATATTTATGTTAGCCATGAACATAAGGATCATTTTGATCTAAAATTTTTAAATAGTATTGAAAATCGGGATTTTACACTTATTATTGCAAAATTTCGAAGAGCTGAATTACGTCGAATTTTTAAAGATTACAATTGTAAAAAAGTCATAAGTTGTGCCAATGAAGAAGAAGTCTTAATTAAAGACGGGTCTATAAAAGTGTACTTAATTGATACGGAAGTCAATCGCGACTCATCCATTTTAGTAAAAACAAACACAAGTTCTTTTCTTAATCTCAATGACTGTAAAATAATGGATAGACTTCCTGAAATTATAAAAAACGAAGGAAAAGTTGATGTATTTACCACCCAGTTTTCAGGGGCAATCTGGCATCCAACCTGCTATGAATATTCCAAAGAACAATATGGGAAAATTTCTAAAAAAAAGGTCCGCAGTAAGTTTGAAGCTGTTGCCCGGTCGATTGAAACAGTAAAACCTCGTTTGTGGCTGCCATCCGCAGGGCCGCCGTGTTTCCTTGATCCAACTTTATTCCAATTGAATTTTGAACCGATTAATATTTTCCCTCGTGCTCCTGAAGTGATTGGATTTTTAAAGAAACGATTAAAGACTATGACCCTCGAAACACCTAATATTATGCCTGGCGATATTTTAGATGTAAAATCAGGAAACTTCATCCATCTTTCAAAAGAACGGGTTGATGAAGCCAATGTTGAAAGCTACATAAAGGAATATGCAGCCAAGTTTGAAAGTTTTTTTGAAGCAAGGAAAAAAACTTATTCAACAATAGATCCCCAAGTTATATGGAGTAAACTCCAAAAAGAATTGGAAGAAAAATTAAAACATTTACATTTGCATAAGCGTATAACCGTACCCCTTTATTTTTGTTTAAATGACCAGCCAGACAAAGTTCTGCGAGTCAATTTCCCTGAAAAAAAACTTGAATTTGTAAAAGATATTCAAGATAAACAATATTATTCTATCCGAATAAATTCCTGGGACATAGCCCGTATTTTTGACAGTAAATTAACTTGGGAAGATTTTATGCTGTCTTTCCGTATGAAATTAAATCGGGAGCCTGATATATTTCAAGCACTAATGCATGGATTTTTAATAAATGAAGCAGAGGATATTAATCCTTTTTGTGAAAAGGTGTTAGCTAATGAATTCAATAAAGAACGTATTGTGGTTGAGGCAAATGGAACCCGGTATGCAATTAATCGCTATTGTCCACATGATGGAGGAGATCTTTCACAAGGATGGATTGCTGGTAAACAAATCATTTGTCCAAGGCATCGGTGGGTATTTGATTTAAATAATTCTGGAAAATGTACGACCAATGATTGCAGTATCCATGCATTTCCCCTAGAAGATGATTAA
- a CDS encoding (Fe-S)-binding protein, producing the protein MKVTLFTTCIVDFMAMNVGKATVELLEGLGHEIDYPKNQTCCGQPTYNTGYVEKTKNTIKHFIETFEHAEVIVSPSGSCVSFVKEYPHIFADDKEWKERAEKVAAKTYELSQFLIEVINLDDFSAKLPGKAVYHHNCHTARFLKVKEQPLTLLSKVEGLELVDFHNSHKCCGFGGTFSVKMGDISAEVADEKARYIQEANPDYLIGADFACLMNIGGRLSRLGSNIKVMHIAEVLNSK; encoded by the coding sequence ATGAAAGTAACATTATTTACAACCTGTATTGTTGATTTTATGGCAATGAATGTCGGTAAAGCTACTGTTGAATTACTTGAAGGTCTGGGGCATGAGATCGATTATCCTAAGAACCAAACATGTTGCGGGCAACCTACGTACAACACTGGATACGTAGAGAAAACAAAAAACACAATTAAGCACTTTATCGAAACGTTTGAACATGCTGAGGTGATTGTTTCACCTTCAGGTTCTTGTGTTTCATTTGTAAAAGAATATCCACATATTTTTGCTGATGATAAAGAATGGAAAGAAAGAGCGGAAAAAGTTGCAGCAAAAACATATGAATTATCGCAATTTCTAATTGAAGTTATTAATCTAGATGACTTTTCTGCGAAACTTCCTGGAAAGGCTGTTTACCACCACAACTGCCATACAGCAAGATTTTTAAAAGTGAAAGAACAGCCATTAACACTTCTTTCGAAAGTAGAAGGTCTAGAATTAGTGGATTTCCACAATTCGCACAAGTGTTGCGGGTTTGGTGGTACCTTCTCTGTTAAAATGGGGGATATTTCAGCTGAAGTTGCTGATGAAAAAGCAAGGTACATCCAAGAAGCTAACCCTGATTATTTGATAGGTGCAGACTTCGCTTGTCTAATGAATATTGGTGGACGTTTAAGTAGACTTGGATCAAATATCAAAGTAATGCATATTGCTGAAGTGCTAAATTCTAAATAG